The following proteins are co-located in the Noviherbaspirillum sp. UKPF54 genome:
- a CDS encoding Crp/Fnr family transcriptional regulator gives MHTPNIKRILSNTSLFRMLDDEQLSEISVGTHPIRAASNTSIINQGDAPKGVYVLVYGQVKIGFDRKDGSEKTLAILGQNKCFGLCEMLLDRTHLAFVKTTADSMLLHTSREKVLDVAKDNFAFAQELMVCVGRQLYTLTRDIESYSLQSAKQRLAGYLLRQSQYQSAENIELIASKTLVASRLSLTPETLSRLLHDFSSEGVISVSGRKIKILDFEKLGALLSN, from the coding sequence ATGCACACGCCGAACATCAAACGCATTCTTTCGAACACCTCCTTATTCAGGATGCTCGACGACGAGCAGCTCAGCGAGATCAGCGTGGGGACGCATCCGATCCGGGCGGCGTCCAACACCTCGATCATCAATCAGGGCGATGCGCCGAAAGGCGTGTACGTGCTGGTGTATGGGCAAGTGAAGATCGGCTTCGACCGCAAGGACGGCAGCGAAAAAACGCTTGCCATCCTGGGGCAGAACAAGTGCTTCGGCCTATGCGAAATGCTGCTCGACCGCACTCATCTGGCATTCGTCAAGACCACCGCCGATTCGATGTTGCTGCATACCTCGCGCGAAAAGGTACTTGATGTCGCCAAGGATAATTTCGCATTTGCGCAGGAGTTGATGGTGTGCGTGGGGCGCCAGCTCTATACCCTCACGCGCGACATCGAAAGCTATTCGCTGCAAAGCGCCAAGCAACGCCTGGCTGGCTACCTGCTGCGCCAGAGCCAGTACCAGAGCGCGGAAAACATCGAACTTATCGCCAGCAAGACGCTGGTCGCCTCGCGCCTGAGCCTGACGCCGGAAACCCTGTCGCGCCTGCTGCATGACTTTTCCTCCGAAGGGGTGATCTCGGTTTCGGGACGGAAAATAAAAATTCTCGATTTCGAGAAGCTGGGGGCGCTACTTTCCAATTGA
- the ccmA gene encoding cytochrome c biogenesis heme-transporting ATPase CcmA, whose translation MTLQAHQLTCIRGDLELFDGISFELSPGDAMRIAGTNGSGKTSLLRMLAGLSAPAHGEVRWNGRDIRKLREEFCSKLIYLGHANGVKDDLLAWENLVVASTLSGKTVSRDDALDALEHLGLGRAAELPTRALSQGQRKRVALARLSLGIAAPLWILDEPFTALDVSAVETLCGTLNAHLERGGMVIYTTHQEIALSARRALTLDMNRGASC comes from the coding sequence ATGACTTTGCAGGCACACCAACTTACCTGTATTCGCGGCGATCTGGAGTTGTTTGACGGCATCAGCTTCGAACTGAGCCCGGGCGACGCCATGCGCATCGCCGGCACCAACGGCAGCGGAAAGACCAGCCTGCTGCGCATGCTGGCCGGTCTGTCGGCACCGGCGCATGGCGAAGTGCGCTGGAACGGGCGTGACATCCGCAAGCTGCGCGAAGAGTTTTGCAGCAAGCTGATTTATCTCGGCCATGCCAACGGCGTGAAGGACGATCTGCTGGCCTGGGAAAACCTGGTGGTGGCCTCGACATTGTCAGGTAAAACGGTCAGCCGCGACGACGCGCTCGATGCCCTGGAGCATCTTGGCCTGGGGCGGGCGGCGGAGTTGCCTACGCGCGCCTTGTCGCAGGGGCAGCGCAAGCGAGTGGCGCTGGCGCGCCTGTCGCTCGGCATCGCCGCGCCCTTGTGGATACTCGACGAGCCGTTCACGGCACTGGACGTCAGCGCGGTGGAAACCTTGTGCGGTACGCTCAATGCCCATCTGGAGCGCGGCGGGATGGTCATCTATACCACGCACCAGGAAATCGCGCTGTCGGCGCGGCGCGCGCTCACGCTCGACATGAATCGGGGGGCGTCATGCTGA
- the ccmB gene encoding heme exporter protein CcmB, whose translation MLKALFCVVRRDLLLAFRRRSDVLTTLFFFVIVATLFPLGVGAEPSLLRSMAPGILWVGALLASMLALGRLFALDYADGTLEQMLLSAEPLTVIVIGKVIAHWLVSGVPLVLLAPLLAVQFDLPAESIGVLFLSLLIGTPVLSLIGAIGAALTLGVRGGGVLVSLLVLPLYIPVLIFGAGAVGAEASGVGASAHLLLLGGALAGAAALAPWATAAALRISLE comes from the coding sequence ATGCTGAAGGCGCTGTTTTGCGTGGTCCGGCGTGACCTGTTGCTGGCGTTCCGGCGTCGTTCGGATGTGCTGACTACCTTGTTCTTCTTTGTCATCGTCGCCACGCTCTTCCCGCTCGGCGTGGGGGCGGAGCCGTCGCTGCTGCGCTCTATGGCGCCCGGCATCCTGTGGGTCGGTGCACTGCTGGCATCGATGCTGGCGCTGGGGCGCTTGTTCGCTCTCGACTACGCCGACGGCACGCTGGAGCAGATGTTGTTGTCGGCCGAGCCGTTGACCGTCATCGTCATCGGCAAGGTGATCGCTCATTGGTTGGTGTCGGGAGTGCCGCTGGTGCTGCTGGCGCCGCTGCTTGCGGTGCAATTCGACTTGCCGGCCGAATCGATCGGCGTGCTGTTCCTGAGCCTGTTGATCGGCACGCCGGTGCTAAGCCTGATCGGGGCAATCGGCGCGGCGCTGACCCTGGGCGTGCGTGGCGGCGGCGTGCTGGTGTCGCTGCTGGTGTTGCCGTTGTATATCCCGGTACTGATCTTCGGTGCCGGCGCGGTCGGCGCCGAGGCCTCCGGTGTAGGCGCCTCCGCGCACTTGCTGCTGCTCGGCGGTGCGCTGGCCGGCGCGGCGGCGCTGGCGCCATGGGCTACGGCCGCCGCGCTGCGCATCTCGCTCGAATGA
- a CDS encoding heme ABC transporter permease — MSTTNQTFSGEPSTTRIHWFKYASPQTFFPLAGKLIPWFAGIAFVLTIVGVYLGFFVAPTDFQQGDAYRIIFLHVPAAWMSMFIYIVMACWAGIGLAWNTRVSSMMASALAPTGALFTFLALWTGALWGRPTWGAWWVWDARLTSELILLFLYIGFMALQASIDDPRRADKAGAVLALVGVVNVPIIYYSVQWWNTLHQGSSINMTKAPSMAAIMLIGMLVLALAMWAYTIAVVLSRVRCIMLERERHTDWVKEYAEKNA, encoded by the coding sequence GTGTCTACCACCAATCAAACCTTTTCCGGCGAGCCGTCAACCACCAGGATCCACTGGTTCAAATATGCGTCGCCGCAAACGTTTTTCCCATTGGCGGGAAAACTGATTCCCTGGTTCGCCGGCATTGCCTTCGTGCTCACCATCGTCGGCGTGTATCTCGGGTTCTTTGTCGCGCCGACCGATTTCCAGCAGGGCGATGCTTACCGCATCATCTTCCTGCATGTGCCGGCAGCGTGGATGTCGATGTTCATCTATATCGTGATGGCTTGCTGGGCCGGCATCGGCCTGGCCTGGAATACCCGCGTGTCGTCGATGATGGCTAGTGCACTGGCGCCGACAGGTGCCTTGTTTACCTTCCTCGCACTGTGGACCGGTGCATTGTGGGGCCGTCCGACCTGGGGCGCGTGGTGGGTGTGGGACGCGCGCCTGACGTCGGAACTGATCCTGCTGTTCCTTTATATCGGCTTCATGGCGCTGCAGGCGTCGATCGACGATCCGCGTCGCGCGGACAAGGCCGGCGCTGTGCTGGCCCTGGTCGGCGTGGTCAACGTGCCGATCATCTATTACTCGGTGCAGTGGTGGAACACCCTGCACCAGGGCTCGTCCATCAACATGACCAAGGCGCCGAGCATGGCGGCCATCATGCTGATCGGGATGCTGGTACTGGCGCTTGCCATGTGGGCGTACACCATCGCGGTGGTGTTGTCCCGGGTACGCTGCATCATGCTCGAGCGCGAGCGTCATACGGATTGGGTCAAGGAATACGCGGAGAAAAACGCATGA
- the ccmD gene encoding heme exporter protein CcmD produces the protein MIWNSWSDFFAMGGYALYVWGSFLVMFGMLGAEVLMLQMRRKSTLQQLRRWVRNNARHGRKDGEGLK, from the coding sequence ATGATTTGGAATAGCTGGAGCGATTTTTTCGCGATGGGCGGCTACGCGCTGTACGTGTGGGGTTCGTTCCTCGTGATGTTTGGAATGCTGGGCGCGGAAGTGCTCATGCTGCAGATGCGGCGCAAGAGTACGCTGCAACAACTGCGCCGCTGGGTGCGCAACAACGCCCGCCATGGGCGCAAGGATGGGGAGGGATTGAAATGA
- the ccmE gene encoding cytochrome c maturation protein CcmE: MKTRHKRMALIAAGLATLGVAAWLVLSAFQKNLVFFFTPTQIAAGEAPRGRSFRVGGMVENGSLKRQPDGVTVAFGVTDNAQQLRVVYRGILPDLFKEGKGVVAQGKLGDDGVFVAEEVLAKHDENYMPPEAAYALKKGNEAKAGGAMAKDGK, from the coding sequence ATGAAAACCAGGCATAAGCGCATGGCGCTGATTGCAGCCGGCCTGGCCACGCTCGGCGTCGCGGCATGGCTGGTGCTGTCCGCGTTCCAGAAGAACCTGGTGTTCTTCTTCACGCCGACGCAGATCGCCGCGGGCGAGGCGCCGCGCGGCCGCAGCTTCCGGGTCGGCGGCATGGTCGAGAACGGCAGCCTGAAGCGCCAGCCGGACGGCGTTACCGTCGCCTTCGGCGTGACCGACAACGCGCAGCAGCTGCGCGTTGTCTACCGCGGCATCCTGCCCGACCTGTTCAAGGAGGGCAAGGGCGTGGTCGCGCAGGGCAAGCTCGGCGACGACGGCGTGTTCGTCGCCGAAGAAGTTCTGGCCAAGCATGACGAAAACTACATGCCGCCGGAAGCCGCCTACGCGCTCAAGAAGGGCAACGAAGCGAAGGCGGGTGGTGCAATGGCAAAGGATGGCAAATGA